CAagcaaatttgcatatcaaaagcAGCTCAGTCGACGAAAAACAGAGCCTATTTCCTCCAAGGGCATGTACTCCACAGTTGCAGGGTGCACCTAACGCAACTCCTAAATTTTTAGTTCATGCAGCAAATCACTGGAACTCAACAACCAGCACAGTTGGACAAACACAGGACACCACAAAGGGTTCATGATTACGAATCGAACCAAGCAGTTGCAACATTCCCTTGCCATGGCAAGTCCGAAACCAAACCAACTAGATCACACAAGTACTCCGGCACTCATAAACACTGGCCATTAAACTGACACGATGTCTTACTGCAGCAGTTTCTCCTTAAATAGGCAATGGACAGAATATTAGGAACTCTGGAGTTCATGCAAGGCTCCATGCCATATGATGCGTCTAAAAGGTGGATCCATTCCATCCAAAGTCTGAGCGCTGCATGGTAACGAAAAAAGATCAATTAGAGTTCACATAATTAGCATCTACTAGTATAGAAAGGAAGCCACTGTGGAAGCTAACACGACGACTACGAGTTCAAACGACAGATGGACATTTACATGATCTActcttgatgcaaagcatgcaAACATTGAGCATGTTCTTGTGCAGGATGGGCCTAACAAACAGCAGAATTGCAATGAGAACATGATGATGCCTGATGAAGACCCATGAATGAGCGGTCGACAGCAAATAATGTCTGCTTGCCTTTGAATCGTGGAACTTGAGGTAGAAGCGGGACTTGGGGATGGACAGCTTTGACTCCAGGATGGAAGCAATGCCGGCGCTCAGCTTCTTGTTCACATCAGCGTTCAGCCCTCCGATGGAAACCAGCTCGCCGTAGGCTGCAGGCTCCTGGGTACCTCCAAATGCCATGGGCACTGAACCCTTGAGAACAACCATCACATACTGTCGGAAGCACTCAAGTTAGTATCTGAATGAAAAAGGCGGTGAGGAAGAACTTTGGTATACCACTACTTGGTCAGCTGAAAAACAGAAAACTGTCACAGCCTTAAGTTTTCAGCAGTTCATGTGTCTGACATTGTATATTCTGCATCATATCATATCTCCAAATCTCCAGAGCAACTCGGTACGCTTCATTTTGATCTTAAATATGTCTGATATAACAACAAAAGTAGCTATTGGAGCCATTTCTTACTAATACTAACGTATTGCTATACTTAAAAACAACTAATCTAAGTACAATTAGCTTTCCAAAATAATACCCCAGTATATTTAGAACAGAAAAACTTGAGAAACAAGGAAATGGCCTGCATTTCTGTAAAAAACATAAGCAAATAAAGTTCTTAAAGGTGGTAGGTGTGATATTTGTGGCATAGGGAAGCGCCTAGAGTAAAACATGAGCTGTCCAGATTTACAAAAGATTAATGGTACTGCGCATATTTTATAATTTTCTGATATATGGGGTTCTGAATTAGTATTTATAGAAGAACACGCAGAAAACAGCCATATCTTGTACCTCTACATAGGAAAGACAAGCAGAGCAAGTCAACATGTATTTCTGGAAAGAGTTGCAGATATTGCCTCCCAAAGCAAAATAAACTGTGAAAACAGCATGTTCACTCTAGCCTTGCCATAGACAATAATCATAGCCTCCTAATCAATTCCTCTGGTGCCACAATGACCAAGAAAAATGGGAAATATGAAGGTttcaaaattcttttgagagaaagctACACATAAGCTTCATGGTACTATTGAAGTTTTCCAGACATCGTACACTATGTTTACAGAGAAATTTGTAATGGTTGAAGATGTCGGCCCATGTTTGTTATCTGATTTGTTGTTGTACGAAAGACAGGTTGGTTCTATTTCACCTCTTTACCAAGTAACATGTATTTCAAGTTTCAGCATATTCATATCACAGCAAGTAACAGCACATCAAACATCCTTACTAACCCTGAAGAACATATCCAAAACGAGAAGACAACGACTTGACCACCAAACAGCAACAAACTGAACCTTGGTTCCATTCGGGTTTAGTCCAAGCTTTCAATTTCCGCGTGCATGCCAATTGATAAACAACATGAACTACAAAATTTATTTGGTTCAACAAAACAAACAGATGACCGTAAGAAGCACAGTCCTAAACTGGACATAACCCCAGATCACAACCTCGAACTTGCTCCACGCATGAAAATGTCATACAAACCTACAGATCAAAACCCCGTGTCCGCAATTTCAGCAGTCGCGGGACAAAGATCTTCCAGGGCAAAGCAGACATGAATAGCGGACCAAAGGAAGGGGAACAAACCCCCAGCATCGAATCGACCCCCCAAAACCCTAACAGATTGAAGGGCCAGACCTAAGAGACGGATGGAATCCAGGGGACGGCCACGCCTATATGGATCGATAAGGAGATACGAACGCCTAGGCGAGGCGGGATGTTGAGGAAAGGGGGGAGATGGGGTAAGGAGCGTACGGCCTCCGGCTTGCCGATGATGGTTGCGACGGTGCTGGAGGCGTCGGCGAGGACGGCGGAGGTGTCCACCCCCTCCAGGTTCACGTTCGTCGACACGTTCAGGCAAGGCATCTTCCTCCCcctccgcttcttcttcttcttcttctcccctctctGCGCCTTTGGTGGATGGGTGGGGAAGTATGTAATGGAGAGTTGGAGACCTCACTCGACCTTGGCGAGGAAGGACAAAACCCTGACCACTCGTTTCCTCGACCGGTCGACCCTATGCGTGTGtgtgtcaaaaaataaaagatttTTTCGATTAGATAGGATAATTAATGTACTTTTTAAACCTAAACGTCTTacatttttttataaaatattGTCCAACTATGCTTTTATTTACATAGCAACATATACTAAATGTGTGACAACATTTTTACTAACCTGTTCCTCTGAAACAAGCTTGTGACACAAACATTTTCTTTTTTTAATATTACTATACACTATGCTTCCTAACTTTTAAGACCTCACAATTAACTGAGGTCTCCGATTAAAACTAGGTCATCTGATTTTCACCGGGTCACCAAATACAGTACATGCAACCACCTTTGTATATCACATCGCTTTTATGAGGTGGATAACATAGAATCACATCGCGAAAGGGCCACCAAATCACcacattataaataaaaataaaacacgaTCCATCATCTCCCTACtcgccaaactaaatattccatcaaTTCCAAAATATATATGAGGGGTATTATTTTTTTAAGAGtcaaatgtagcgacccgacctcaaacggtcaagcatctgtgtatccgtgccatccctggatcggtatgctggcacacacagtacatcaatgtatatatcaaagtgcaatcacatgtataaatgaCGTAAAACtcatatatacctcataagtctcagcggaaacaaacataagggtgtggagtcccatcaacgccaacggcaagttgagtgtagaccgtaaccctacaacgtaactcttactcgtcgtagaaaaaattcctgcaacataagacgttgcagccatgtaggtcagtacattgaatgtactggcaagtcacatcataagaataatgaacctatttgtacatgcaatttggctggtggaaagctctaagtttggttttgcataaagctagtttttccctagaataaaagatattattctaccactactgtatagcattggatgagttggtaaacccaactcaatccattcccaaagtttcatttaaaacccaactgtttaattaaaggtgagaAGATCTCCCTGCATTTTCACTACTAGATGCttaagttgtccgtaaccggggacacggctaatcgattaggttttaacactctgtaaaggtttgcgcacttttccccacaagactcgatcgcctcccttgaaattctcgcactgcctggtgtttgagaacaggatgaccgagacatagtctttcgaaagtatttccccttaacccacggataggccggtacacctactcattctacatctgctagcccatcccggaaggggtcacactaactactcaactaagccagagcccatattggcttgtggctgcacacgtaagcttctagacatgagaatatgattgatctctttgagcctgggcggccgaccactagtggtgcaccaccatggattaaccatgcatgctcccgctgtacttcgccaccattcaaaaccaaataccgcccaggtagttcatttacaagtcttggtcctgcTTACTACTTTGTCACTTATGTCTCACCATGTTCtcttcccaaaccacgtctacatttagcgaggcaaaaataaacttacacggtggtgacaaggatgtatagatcagacctacctcaaatgaactactaggtaacggcatagccatctggcaacaataagtcctaccatgcaatcctaccacaaaaggattaagtgcataatataaacataggtaattggaagaatggtcaaataTGAACTTGCCTTGATACTGATAGTTGAATTCTAGAGATCGATAGTACTCGGCTTCGCACTCCGGACAGTCTATCGTCAAAGTAAAATAACATACATAGGCAATCACTACAGAGATTCAAAATAATATGCGACAGAAAGTTCGGTAAAACCCAAATTAAAATCCAACACAGTTCAATTGCATGCAAAATTCTAGGTGCAAAACACTAAGTGACGCAAGGTGCAAAACCGTGATGTGATCTATCGTGCATATAAAGCATAGTAATAAAACTATCATGGAAAGATCCTAATTGCATGAAAAAAATGTGACAATGGTCCAAGTTATAGGATTTGGCTACAgtgacaaagtgcaaaaagaatcaactccatcggagctacggtttaggagatatggccagttgaagtttgaattcaaatctgaataaagtaTAAATTTGAATCTGACAAAAGTTTACAAATATGATATCACTGGATAGAGCTAATCATGATGAAGAATTTGCCGccggtttcatcgagtttggatctacggttaaaaagttgtggctaaacTAAAATCAGGGACTAATCAACTAATTCCAGGGACTAGATGgtgaaacagaaaataaactaaacTATGAACAGGTCCTCGACCACATGGCAGATTCCTACTGGCCGAGCAGCGTTCGCTGCGGAAGCTATTCGGCGAATGACCGCTATCTAAGCAAAATAGCTACCGCGGCTAAAAAAAATGAAAACCGGAGACCGGTTTTTAACTAAACCGCACGGTTTATTTGAAACCGCGGTTAACCGATCTAATCCAAATAAATAATAATAAGAAAAATAAACTAAACGAACGAGGCGGGAGGCTCGGCTTACAGCGGCGATGACGACGAGCAGGGGGCGGCGGCGTTGGCGtcaggcggtggcggtggtggcggcagggaaggagacgAACGGGACGGGCACGACATGGGCGGTTCGGTGGTGGTGACGGCGCACGTCGGGGTGGGCTGGACGGGCGGAGCGAAGGGCGGCGGCTTCGTGCTCCGGCGAGGACGCAGGTCGTCTGCACGGCGTCTCCGGCGAACCTAGGGAAAAAGGAGAATGTCAACGAGATGCGGTAGATCGAGAGAAGGATATTGACAGAGAGAGTGGATGCCGGGGTGGTCTACGGGCGACAAAAATAACGATGAggtcctccggctccggcgagatccaaagC
This window of the Triticum aestivum cultivar Chinese Spring chromosome 5D, IWGSC CS RefSeq v2.1, whole genome shotgun sequence genome carries:
- the LOC123120489 gene encoding macrophage migration inhibitory factor homolog codes for the protein MPCLNVSTNVNLEGVDTSAVLADASSTVATIIGKPEAYVMVVLKGSVPMAFGGTQEPAAYGELVSIGGLNADVNKKLSAGIASILESKLSIPKSRFYLKFHDSKRSDFGWNGSTF